CGCCTCGCCTTGCGGCTTGGCCGTTTCGTGAGTCTGGAGACCACCGGGGGGTAGTCTGCCCACACGGCCCTGTCGAGCCGTCCTGTCATCGTCATCACTACCAGATTTTCATGCGTCCCAGCGAGGCCCGTGGGGCTTTTCGCCTTCGCCCTTCTTCTCGGGCGAAGAGAACTATATATCTCCTGGCATTTCCTGTCAACACCTCTTAGCTCCTGGTCTGGATGAGCGGACCCTCTGCGACTTTTGATGAAGGCCAGGGTGGCGTGGCTGCCCGGTCTCCGACTTCAGCCTCTCAGCGGTCCACTGCGCCACGCGGGCACACCATGCCCCCACCCCCACGGCCGAAGCGCATGCTTGCCTGAACAGAGGGCTCAGCTTTCAGGGTGGCCGTGATGGTGGCCCACCCCACCTCGCGGCTGCAAACCGAGCGCAGCATGCCCGCGCTGTCTACCGTCGCCACCGCAGAATCGCTAGACGACCAGATAACTTCACGGCTGACCGAGCCAGGCGCGTCCAGAAAGGTCCGGTGACGCTGGAAATACGGCCAAAAGCCGATGACTGATGTTCCACTGGTGGGACCCAAGATGATAAATGCACGAATCGGAGGTGCGCCGTGCACCGGACGCAGGTGCACAGTCATAGGGGTGGCCCGCGTTGGCCCGCACCGGTCTTCAAGTACACGAATGCCCCGCACTGTGACTGACTGATACCAGCGGCGCTGAACAGTCACGGCGTAACGCCCTGCGCCTTCCCGCTGGACTGTCACCTGCGATGCCAAGCCGCCGGCGTGATGCAGCACCTGTCCGCGCTCGTTTTTTAACGTGACGCTGACGGCGGGTTGAATCAGACCTGGGCAAACGGTGATCGGAGTTTTGCCCGGCAAAGGCTGGAGCTGTCCCAGGGCTGGTACGGCGGCGAGAAGAGTCAGACCCAGCCACCACGGATTCATGGCTGCAGCGTACCCACTGCGAATGACCACCCTCTGAGGATTACCGCCACTGTTCAGGCAGGCCGTACAGGTGCCACAGGGCGTCCACCCGGCGCACCACCGCCTCGTCCATCACAATTTTGGGCGGCCACTCACGCACAAAGCCTTCTTCGGGCAATTTGCGGGCGCCGTCCCAGACCAGGAGGCCGCCTTCCACCCACACGTCGCGCTCGGGGTCAATGTTGTTGAGGATGGTCCACCACACGTCCTGGATGTCGTGCACGTTCGTCTGTTCATCCACGATCAGCAGGTGCCGCATACCCCTGGCAGCCGGATGGGCCGTGAAGGTTGTGGCCAGTTCCTTCGCCTGACCAGGCTGCGTTTTGTCCAGCGCCACGGTCCAGTACCCGTCCGGTGTCTGGGTCTGGGCCAGCGCACCGGGGAAGAGAGGCAGATTGGCTGAGACCGCCGGGGCGAACTGCTCCGGGGCCAGGTCGCCGGCCTGTTCGTCACGGGAACTGACGGCGCTGCCGACCTCTTCGGGGCGCTTGGTGGTCGCGTCAATTACCAACTTGCCGCCGTAACCCCAGCCCCGGCTGGAGTGGTCCAGCACATCCGTCGGCCCGCGCGTGGTCAGGGTGTCGCGGCCCGGCACCGCCTTCTGCGTGACCTCACGCCACACGGCGCCGAAGTCATTGACCGGCACCCCGCCGTCCACCACCACGATGACCTTGGCAAACATCATCTGCCCCAGGCCAAACAGGCCGTTGGCCACCTTGTACGCCTGCCCCGGATAGCTCTTGTTGATGCTGACCACCACGAGGTTGTGCGCTACCCCAGCCGGCGGCATGTGGTAGTCCACAATTTCTGGCAGCACCAGTTGCGCGGCGGGCAAAAACAGCCGTTCGGAGGCTTCAATCAGGTAGGCGTCTTCCATCGGCGGGCGCCCCACGATGGTGGCGGGGTAAACAGGCCGGCGCCGCATAGTGACCGCCGTTACATGAAACTGAGGGTACAGATCGGGCAGCGTGTAAAACCCGGTGTGGTCGCCAAAGGGCCCCTCTGTCACCCAAGGCTCCTGGGGATCCACGTAGCCTTCCAGGATGAATTCGGCGTTGGCCGGCACGTCCAGGTCAACCGTTACACCCTTCATCACCGGGTAGCGCTGA
The DNA window shown above is from Deinococcus betulae and carries:
- a CDS encoding Ig-like domain-containing protein produces the protein MNPWWLGLTLLAAVPALGQLQPLPGKTPITVCPGLIQPAVSVTLKNERGQVLHHAGGLASQVTVQREGAGRYAVTVQRRWYQSVTVRGIRVLEDRCGPTRATPMTVHLRPVHGAPPIRAFIILGPTSGTSVIGFWPYFQRHRTFLDAPGSVSREVIWSSSDSAVATVDSAGMLRSVCSREVGWATITATLKAEPSVQASMRFGRGGGGMVCPRGAVDR
- a CDS encoding menaquinone biosynthesis decarboxylase, whose protein sequence is MAFPDIQSFMRLLEDRGELLRVDTPVSADLEITELADRLVKKGGPALLFENVVGSEFPVVIGLMGTRERTALALGVADLDDLAAKVRALIDLGGSGGLGGLLSNLPKLRDAMNLPPRRVKTGPAQEVVWRGNEVDLSKLPILKCWPLDGGPFVTLPLVITKDPETGERNMGMYRMQVMGKNTTGMHWQRHKTGTRHLEKAKRLGQRLEVAVAIGGDPALIYAATAPLPPIPGLDEFALAGYLRGQRYPVMKGVTVDLDVPANAEFILEGYVDPQEPWVTEGPFGDHTGFYTLPDLYPQFHVTAVTMRRRPVYPATIVGRPPMEDAYLIEASERLFLPAAQLVLPEIVDYHMPPAGVAHNLVVVSINKSYPGQAYKVANGLFGLGQMMFAKVIVVVDGGVPVNDFGAVWREVTQKAVPGRDTLTTRGPTDVLDHSSRGWGYGGKLVIDATTKRPEEVGSAVSSRDEQAGDLAPEQFAPAVSANLPLFPGALAQTQTPDGYWTVALDKTQPGQAKELATTFTAHPAARGMRHLLIVDEQTNVHDIQDVWWTILNNIDPERDVWVEGGLLVWDGARKLPEEGFVREWPPKIVMDEAVVRRVDALWHLYGLPEQWR